In Natranaerobius trueperi, a single window of DNA contains:
- a CDS encoding amidohydrolase, whose amino-acid sequence MSTIEHISKKADELQDELVEIRRDFHKYPETGWKEFRTVSKICRYLKDLGYDLSVGKDVVDEKTRMGLPCEEELQTAYERAKLQGGDEEFLEKLKGGFTGAVATLDTKKEGPTVAFRFDVDANDLKETNDPNHLPVKEGFASENENAMHGCGHDGHAAMGLGLAKLVKELSDNFTGKIKLIFQPAEEGVRGGRSMVEAGVLQDVDYCFGSHVGFGIEEIGKVTSGNESFLATTKLDVKYKGSPAHAGSTPEEGNNALLAASTAMLNLHSISRHSQGASRINVGTLQGGSGRNVIPASADMKIETRGATTEINEFIEKRAKDVIKGAATLQGVEYEILEAGGALASKSAEKAVKLVEQVASSHEKVTEFTDSSHFAGSEDFSYMMSYMSKKGAPHAYLVFGSPVTGGHHKENFDFDESVLSLGVDFLASLLYKITN is encoded by the coding sequence ATGTCAACGATTGAACACATATCTAAAAAGGCAGATGAATTACAAGATGAACTAGTAGAAATTAGAAGAGACTTTCACAAATATCCAGAAACTGGGTGGAAGGAATTTAGAACAGTTTCTAAAATATGTAGATATTTAAAAGATTTAGGATATGACTTGAGTGTAGGGAAAGATGTTGTGGATGAGAAAACTAGAATGGGTCTACCTTGTGAAGAAGAATTACAAACTGCTTATGAAAGAGCAAAATTACAAGGTGGAGATGAAGAATTTCTTGAAAAACTAAAAGGTGGTTTTACAGGAGCTGTAGCAACTCTAGATACAAAAAAAGAAGGACCTACAGTAGCTTTTCGCTTTGATGTTGATGCAAATGATCTTAAAGAAACAAATGATCCAAATCACCTTCCTGTAAAAGAAGGTTTTGCATCAGAGAATGAAAATGCAATGCATGGCTGTGGACATGATGGACATGCTGCTATGGGTCTTGGATTAGCTAAATTAGTGAAGGAACTGAGTGATAATTTTACAGGGAAAATTAAACTTATCTTTCAACCTGCTGAAGAAGGGGTAAGAGGCGGACGCTCTATGGTAGAAGCGGGTGTATTACAAGATGTTGATTACTGCTTTGGCTCTCATGTAGGTTTTGGAATTGAAGAAATAGGTAAAGTAACCTCTGGTAATGAAAGTTTTCTTGCAACTACAAAACTAGATGTTAAATATAAAGGATCACCTGCTCATGCAGGAAGTACTCCAGAAGAAGGAAATAATGCTTTACTAGCAGCTTCAACAGCTATGTTAAATCTTCATTCCATCTCAAGACATAGCCAAGGTGCATCAAGGATAAATGTTGGTACTTTACAAGGTGGTAGTGGAAGAAATGTAATACCTGCTAGTGCTGACATGAAAATAGAGACTAGAGGTGCAACTACTGAAATTAATGAATTTATTGAAAAGCGAGCTAAAGATGTAATTAAAGGTGCTGCAACCTTACAAGGGGTAGAGTATGAAATATTAGAAGCGGGAGGCGCACTTGCTTCTAAAAGTGCTGAAAAAGCAGTTAAATTAGTAGAACAGGTAGCTAGTTCACACGAAAAAGTGACTGAATTCACAGATTCATCGCATTTTGCAGGTAGTGAAGACTTTTCTTACATGATGTCTTATATGTCCAAAAAAGGTGCACCACATGCTTATCTAGTATTTGGTTCACCTGTAACCGGAGGTCATCATAAAGAAAACTTTGATTTTGACGAAAGTGTACTTTCATTAGGAGTAGATTTTTTAGCAAGTTTACTTTATAAGATAACTAATTAG
- a CDS encoding ABC transporter permease has product MENEVISLGLYQMVAAYLFVLILLAIVRLKKIPREKEIIISALRMSLQLVIMGYVLIFIFENEHPVITLLIILVMEAFAINNIYKRSKIKLSYQLKKIIAISMLVGTLTSIFFFILIVINVSPWYDPQYFIPISGMMIGNSMTGITLGVERLADGMNSERESVETYLMLGARPDVAARRIINNSFESAILPTINNMMGMGIIFLPGMMTGQILAGVVPTTAIAYQIAIMLAVLGGVSLTVISFVQLGYKTFFNERNQLIW; this is encoded by the coding sequence ATGGAAAATGAAGTGATCAGTCTCGGGCTTTATCAAATGGTAGCTGCTTATTTATTTGTACTCATACTTTTAGCTATAGTTAGGTTAAAGAAGATACCTAGAGAAAAAGAGATAATTATATCTGCATTAAGGATGAGCTTACAGTTAGTAATTATGGGTTATGTATTAATATTCATATTTGAAAATGAGCATCCAGTAATAACACTTTTAATAATTCTTGTTATGGAAGCTTTTGCGATAAATAATATATATAAAAGATCAAAGATAAAATTATCTTATCAATTGAAAAAGATAATTGCTATTTCAATGTTAGTAGGAACATTAACAAGTATCTTTTTTTTCATATTAATAGTTATTAATGTTTCACCATGGTATGATCCTCAATACTTTATACCTATTTCAGGTATGATGATAGGTAATTCAATGACAGGCATAACTTTAGGTGTAGAACGATTAGCTGATGGAATGAACTCAGAAAGAGAGTCAGTAGAAACTTATTTAATGTTAGGAGCACGCCCTGATGTAGCTGCTAGACGAATAATTAATAATTCCTTTGAATCCGCTATCTTACCTACAATTAACAATATGATGGGAATGGGAATAATCTTTTTACCTGGTATGATGACAGGTCAGATTTTAGCTGGAGTTGTACCCACAACAGCTATAGCATATCAGATTGCTATTATGCTTGCTGTTTTAGGTGGAGTATCCTTAACAGTTATTAGCTTTGTACAATTAGGCTATAAAACTTTTTTTAATGAAAGAAATCAATTAATTTGGTAG